A window of the Ipomoea triloba cultivar NCNSP0323 chromosome 14, ASM357664v1 genome harbors these coding sequences:
- the LOC116004104 gene encoding transcription factor IBH1-like, with protein sequence MASSPHQLPLKRAAVKTRFARTFLRALHNLNADGAGASPGSAAQARRRRSRKIKLAAYASMASAVGPRRAWSRAVLWRIRSRASLRRIPPAQRSSRSRRKPKPPPSRTRRSRNDVRGGRLDSDKAKELRKLVPGGKAMDLCCLLDETAHYIKCLSSQVEIMRNIADLFST encoded by the coding sequence ATGGCGTCTTCTCCTCACCAATTACCCTTAAAGCGCGCCGCCGTGAAAACCCGTTTCGCCCGCACCTTTCTCCGGGCACTGCACAACCTCAACGCCGACGGCGCCGGCGCAAGCCCCGGCTCCGCGGCGCAGGCGCGCCGCAGACGGAGCCGGAAGATAAAGCTCGCCGCCTACGCCTCCATGGCTTCCGCCGTCGGGCCGCGGCGCGCCTGGAGCCGCGCCGTGCTCTGGAGGATCCGGTCCCGCGCCTCCCTGCGCCGAATTCCGCCGGCTCAGAGGAGTAGCCGCAGCCGCCGCAAGCCGAAGCCGCCGCCGAGCCGTACGAGGAGATCGAGAAACGACGTACGAGGTGGTCGTTTGGATTCCGACAAGGCTAAAGAGCTCCGGAAACTCGTCCCCGGCGGGAAAGCCATGGATTTGTGCTGTTTGCTGGATGAAACTGCGCATTACATAAAGTGCCTTTCGTCGCAGGTAGAAATCATGAGAAACATTGCCGACCTTTTCTCAAcctaa